One part of the Pirellulales bacterium genome encodes these proteins:
- a CDS encoding transglutaminase family protein — MKYKVTHSTVYQYSESVPLCHNEVHLTPREHGRQYCLSHRLAVRPAPARLEHTRDYFGNHRSLFTIQEGHQRLAVTAVSKVEVLPPVGVKGEQTSPWETVRDRLNSVHPPLHLESRQYLYDSPHIIRSRELAEFAEVSFPSGRLWLDGVTDLMDRIFHEFTYDPAATNISTPLHQVLAMRRGVCQDFAHLMIGGLRALGLSARYVSGYLLTMPLPGQPKLIGADASHAWLSAYSPETGWVDFDPTNNCIPSVDHITLAWGRDYSDVCPIKGVFIGGGQHGLTVSVDVSPLTEAARELE, encoded by the coding sequence ATGAAGTACAAAGTCACCCACTCCACGGTCTATCAATACAGCGAATCCGTGCCGCTGTGCCATAACGAGGTTCATCTGACCCCGCGCGAGCACGGCCGCCAATATTGCCTATCGCACCGGTTGGCTGTCCGCCCCGCCCCCGCGCGGCTCGAACATACGCGCGATTACTTTGGCAATCATCGGTCGCTGTTTACCATCCAAGAAGGGCACCAGCGGTTAGCGGTCACGGCCGTCAGCAAAGTCGAAGTTCTCCCCCCCGTCGGCGTCAAAGGAGAGCAAACCTCTCCCTGGGAGACTGTCCGCGACCGGCTGAATTCCGTCCACCCCCCGTTGCATTTAGAAAGCCGCCAATATTTGTACGACTCTCCCCATATTATCCGCAGCCGCGAATTGGCGGAGTTTGCCGAGGTTTCGTTTCCGTCCGGAAGATTATGGCTGGATGGCGTCACGGACCTGATGGACCGCATTTTTCACGAATTTACCTACGACCCCGCGGCGACCAATATCAGCACCCCCTTGCATCAAGTCCTGGCCATGCGCCGGGGCGTCTGCCAGGATTTTGCCCATTTGATGATCGGCGGTTTGCGCGCGCTGGGCCTGAGCGCGCGGTATGTCAGCGGCTATTTGCTGACCATGCCGCTCCCCGGCCAGCCAAAATTAATCGGCGCGGACGCGTCGCACGCCTGGCTGTCGGCCTATAGTCCCGAAACCGGCTGGGTGGACTTTGATCCCACCAATAATTGCATTCCATCGGTCGATCATATCACGCTGGCATGGGGGCGGGACTATAGCGACGTCTGCCCGATCAAAGGGGTGTTCATCGGCGGGGGGCAGCACGGTCTGACAGTGTCGGTCGATGTCTCTCCCCTGACCGAAGCTGCGCGGGAATTGGAGTAA